The nucleotide window atattaatttaaaataatataaattattatttttaaataatgaaCTTAAAACAAATAGAATTAATTATTTACAAATATGAGCGAATTTAAACATaatttaaacaaacataaattatattaatattatacctTCATTCAACTCACACTCAAACTCTACTTGGGCACAATTCGACCAAGGTTAGAGGAGTATGATAGACTCCAAATCCAGCCCGACACCACTATAAACACctcttatataataattaaacttGAAAGAGATTTGTATAGCAAAAAGAATTTGTCCAAAACGGAATCTAGCTCATAAGACCCTTGAAAATCATTTAATAGTAAcaaatttgttataattttaaatatatattaacaaaACTTCAGCCTTGGGGTTTATATCCGACAAAGGCAAGGAATGGTGAATATGGATGTTCTGATAATACCTATATAGTAGAACAATTATAACAGGTTTCATTTAATTACCATAAAAAATTTGACTAATACTTGCCAATAGTTTGTGTTTAGAATTGTTGTCAGCATCTACTCACTTTGGTTTCGAGTAAAGCAATGCCtgagaaaaattatttttcagaTTAGAAGACAAGAACAAGTAACATTAGCCTTCCCAACAATTATTACACAAATAATAGGACAATATTTGcaccaaaagaagaaaaagaaaatatccGAAAGAGTCGACACAAAGTTATTGGTTTGAAAGGATTGTCTCTCAGTCATCATCGACATATATGGTTTCTTGCTGAAACAGCCCACCAAACACCTTCCTCACTTCTGTTTTCTCTGCCTCTTTTGcctttggttttggttttggctTCGATACTTCCTTTGGCTTTGGCAATGGGGAAAACGATAATGGAGCTTGCTTCACATTGGCTTTCTGTGACGGTAGATTTCTAGCCGTGGTTTGCCCCCTCACTGTGGCTATCTGGACTTTAGGCTTCTCCTCATTTGGAGCCTTTTGAACTGCAGTGGCTATTTGGGAACTGAATTTTTCCCAAGATAGTCCTGATCTGAAGTCTTTTGCTTTACTCAGCAGGTCTTCCATTGATGCCCCTGCTACCTGTGCTTTCTCTTGGGCTTCTTCAGCTAGGTTAGCTGCCTTCGCTTCTTGCTCTGAAAGCTTCTTCACTTCCACTTCTAGCTTCTTCGCTGCTTCGGCCGCCTCACGAGCTTTCTCAGCTGCTAATACTGCCTCTTCTTCAGCTTTAGCCCTTGCGGTGGCTTCTGCATACGCCTTCCTTCTCCCATCCTCAGGAATAGCACTTAAAAGCAAGTAACAGAAACATCAATTACAACATAGTTTTTGCCCACCAATATAGCACCTTTCTATAACATCTATTTGAAGTAACAAAATTCAATTCAAGTCCCCAAGCAATTTACCTGAAAAGCTCGTCTACACTCTTCGATGGTGCCGATGGGCTAGTAAAAACTTCCACAACCTGCCTCATTTAGCAACCATTAGGACATAAATATATATGTAACAAAAAATCAACATGAGAAGGAAGAACAGATTCAATGAATGTACCTTGTTTTCTGCCACTGCTGTGTTGGAGAAAACATCTGCCACTAAAGATGCTATCTGGGATTTCGCAACCTGAACGAAGTTTTCAAAAATATTGAGACAAACAGAGATTCTGATCgagaaagaattttttttttttacaatggaACAGACAAAACTGCATACATTACATTACATTATGTTACATTACTTTGTAGTCGTTTGTACCAATGCTTCCTTCAGCTGACACCACAACATTGTAAGAGCTCTCTTCCGAATAATCATCTGTCAGGGTTGTCTTTAAAAACGTGTAGCTAACGTCAGTTTCGATTATTTTTTGCAAGAACTCGGACAGACTCAATGGTTGAGATTGAGAGAAGAGGTTGCTAAAGAAGGACGTGATGCCATCGAGCACATTGTAAGTAGAACCATTCCCCGGGTTACCATCATACACTATTGCAACATGACCTACGCCGGCTAGTTGAGCTGCTTGGATCACTTGCACAGCGTCTGATGCAGAGACCGCAGAAGTGGGACCGTTCTCACCAGGGCCGATCGTGACGACTACTTTGCTGGCATTGCCAATTGCTTTGGCTATTGATTCTGCATCCTGGAAGGTGGATTCTACAGCATTGAGACGCTTTGATTCTTCATTGGATATGATCTGTGCTGACAGAAGGTTAGTGTTGATAGATCAAATTTAGGTCTTTACATGACCCTTAAATCTATGAATTATATATATCATCTCCATAAAGTGACATTTGATATATAATTTAAAGCATCCTTGACACCATTTGAAATATCTAATCATACTAGCAAATTGAGCTTATTGTGGCTAACCTTGTATTGGGCAGCAAGACGGGCCAGCTCCTGGGCAGCAGCAAGCTCAGGCACACCAGCACGAACGGTGAAACCCTGGCGCAATAACGTCTGTGCAATGCGAATGCCGGCCTGGCCGGTTGCGCCAGCCACAAATACAGTGCTTGGGTCTTTTCTTCTAACGTTCCCAAACGATAAACCCGAGGAAGGGTTACTGACGACGGGGACCAAAGTCTTAACATCAGGTAACTTACCAAAATCGAAGCGGAAAGGACTAGAATTGCCTGTATCTTCAGCTTGACCATCTTCAGGGTTGTCTTTAGCTTTCCCGAACTGAAATGGAGAGAAGGGACCGGACCCTTTGGCAAACACTACGAGCCTTTGGTACTTGAGGTTTACCCTTGAGCGGGGCGTGGTGGTTAAGAGAAAGGAATTGGAGGTGAGAGATGGAGCCATGGATTTGTTCCAACTCAAAGCAAAGGGACGACTCTCTCCTTCAATCCAATTCTATGCTTATCTAAGGTCCATTTAGTTGTTAATAGTAGTCAATCTCTGTGGCTAATGGCAATCGAATTGCGTTTTATCCAGATGAGAAAGGTGATAGAAAGGCAGCAAATGGAGTTGAGCCACGTAGTCAGAGTTTTATCTACTACAGGAGACTCGAACACCAGTCGTTGAGGAAACACATTAGATTTTATGTTGAACCACCAGAAAATGACAGATCCGACCGTCAACACTTTATATTAGTTTCAAGCTTCATCCATTCACCAGACACAAACTCCCATAGCCATGGTCCACACTCCACGGGAACCAAGCACAAACAGGTGTAAGAAATGTGCTCAACCATGCCATGTTCTTCTCTATTTAACTTAACGCTCAACTGTAACCAAATCAATCTtttgtattaaatttaaaaagaGAGATAAAAATGTGTCTCCCCCATATATGGACAAAAGTATCCAATGGACGTGGACGGTGATCAAACTCCTCCTTCCTTTCCATTATTTTACTACATCTAATAAATAAACCCCCAAAACAAAATACTCTGATTGGATAACAACAAGTTCAAAATATGCTGTTAGTCCCTGTGTTCTTACAGAATTTGACATCTACTTTTCACACTAAAATCTTAATCCTATCATTAATATTGTTACTATTTTTTGtcaaaatttgtttaatttaaaataattatttttttgtcaATATTATGCCACTTCATAACCGAGTTGGTAAATTTTGATGAACAATACTAACTATGTTAATGATTGAATtgagatttttaaataaaaaaaattaacaacaataatttaggTTTTAACTTTTTAAGTGCATGGACTAAATCCTAACTTTTGTCAAAGTACATGGACTGAGGATAGATTTGGACCAAACAAATTGTACTGACTACAGAGGCTAGAAAGAGGCCTTGAGATTACGCCACGTGGCCTCACTCTTATAATCGGATGCAAACCTATTTATATTGTAGTCTTTATTCTCCTTTTCTCGTCCGCTCCTCTGTTTCTCTCACTTTCTCTCTCTTCTCTCAGCTCCGATTCTTCAAACCCTAAGTCGCCCCTTCTCTAATTTCATCTGATCGATCAGTTCTTTAAGCTTCACAATCCCAATCCCAATCCCATGCTTCTTTCCCTTTTCTCCTAATATTTTTTCCCGGGAAAACTGTAGAATCCTAGACATTTCTTTGTTTGGAAGAAGTCAAATAAGAATCGAGGAGGAGAAAGGAGGAGGAGGAGCTGTAGATAGAAGATTTGTGAAAAAATGGCCTCGACCACAACGAGTTCGGTTTACATCAACGTCATCGAAGATGTCATCAACAAGGTTCGTGAAGAGTTCATCAACAACGGTGGACCCGGCGAAGCTGTCCTCAACGAACTCCAAGGAGTACACAATCcttctcttattttcttttttatatgatttttttaaattttagtatttgatTTCATTATTTTAGGGGGGAAATACATATTTTTAGTACTCCTTTCGGGTCTGGATTTGATCTGATTGAAGTACTAGGGTTTTTTATTGATCTTATTTCATTGGAGCTGGTATAGTTGAATTGATTGCCTTGGATGTTGGGTTTTAGATTTGGGAAGCGAAGATGATGCAAGCGGGAGTAATATTGGGTCCGATAGAGAGGTCTTCGCAGAAACAGCCTACTCCTGGTAGCGCAATTACTCCTGTGCACGATCTTAATGTTCCTTATGAAGGGACGGAGGAATACGAAACTCCTACAGCTGATATGCTTTTCCCTCCGGTAACTTAGTTCTGTTTCCAGTGCTTTTATGAATTTATAAATCATGGTGGATGTTcttgttttgtgattttttttatgTGAGATTTTTGCTTGCCTAGACTCCATTGCAAACGCCAGTTCCTACACCACTGCCGGGTAGTGCGGATGGTTCTATGTATAACATCCCTACTGGAGGTAGTGATTATCCTACTCCCGTGAATGATAATGGCAGTAATGCTGACATAAAAGGTGGAAGGCCAAGCCCGTATATGGTAAGAAATGTTCTGTTAGTGTCACTTTCATTTATGCGACATTGTGTTATGGCTGTTGCAATTACCTACTAGCCACATAAAGGAAACGTAGCTTTTTGAGATTGCTGTAGATTTATTGCTGATGTATTCTTTTTTTCCCCCTTATGCAGCAATCTCCTTCTGCTTGGTCAAATCAAAGGACCCCACTAAGTGTTGATGTTAATGTTGGTTAGTATGACAACATTAAAAGAGCAATTAGTTTTAACCCACTATGGTTTGTTAATATTCACTTCGATTTCTTGTAGCTTATGTGGAAGGGCGGGAGGAGGTGGACAGGGGAACCTCTAATCAACCCCTGACACAGGTGATTACTGTTTTGAGTGGCATCACAATGCATAGAGATTGTCTTTTTTTTCTTGGTTTGGGTGAACTTCTGGGTCGCACAAAAAGGATTTCAAATCCCAATGGTTTGAATTGTTTGGGATATATTTCCTTCAATAATCCTTGTTCCCATCTAAATGAACTGGTATTACTTAAGCTGGTGATTAATTTTAATAACTGAGAAAATTCCAGGACTTCTTTATGATGTCATCTGGAAAGAGAAAACGTGAGGATTTTGCACAATACCAAAATGGTGGATATATACCCCAACAAGATGGAGCTGGAGATGCTACATCTGAAGTTGCAAAGGCAGAGGTTAGTTGTTATCTTGTTTAGTACCTGTATATCATGTTCAGCATTGTTTTGTGGACCATGGATTTGCCTTCCTTCCCCAGAAAGTCATAGAATCCTTTGTTCTTAATTTTCTTCGGGGCAAGAAAAAGGATTCTTGAATCTATGATGTTACAGCCTGATTAAAATATCATGGTAATTtaaaccattgatttgatattGCAAACTTGGAAATACTGTAATTACATGCTTTCTACCCATTGGCTGTTATCACCGCAGAGGGTCTTATGCAGGTAAGAGCTTTCCAACTTAATCTAACATCACTTGATAAGCTGTTGGCAGATAGAAAGCTATCTGTTAATTATATCTGGCTAAAATGCTAATATTGAAATGAGAATTATAAGAGTAATCTGATTAACTTGCACTGCTTATTGTTCTCCTTTGTGATGGCTTCATGTTATTTTGATCAAATATTGGTCTTTGGTGATTGGTAGGAATATGGCTAGTTTCTTCTATTTAAATGGAGAATAGAGTAGGGATAAGTTTATTAATAGTACTTGACACAGATCAATCTCATCCTGGAAATTCTGATTCTGGACAGTATTGGAGTTATGGTGGTCTTATGTTTATAGGTACTGGTTTTAGGTTTGTAGTTATTATCTATGAATCAGAAAAGAACATTCTCAAAGGTTAAATGATGTGTTGTTGAGTAGATTTTGATCTGACACAGAATGTTCTCAAAGGCTAAAACTCTTCAAGTCTTTAAGATCAGTGTGAGAAGAGGATGTTGTTTAGCTTCACTTATATGAATTCCTTTTATCTGTTAGCCTAAATCATTTTATCCATTATTGTTAGATACTTGGATCTGCTTCAGATAAACCGTGTTCTCTTGCCCCtgcattattttcatttttcgcTTACCTTTTATGGTAATAAAAAGGCAAAAGCAAATATAGTTTAAGCTCTGAGCTATGTATaatttgatgaatatttgtgaggaaatttttttattttaattaaaccaGAAGGGTACTTCTGTACCAGAGTCAATGTTGTAATGTTTGAATTTATTATTAATGCATTATACACCCTTTTTAATCATATATTTCTAATCTCAGGGAAGTAGGGGTGGTAATTTCCTGGATAGACGTCACTCAACAACCACTGCAAAAAGCAAGATCTTGGCAGAGTTATCTAAGTCATTATCAAAGATTCCTCAACTGGATGGTCCAATTCCTGATCCGTACGAAGACATGCTTTCTACTCCCAATGTAAGTATCATAGGCTTTCTTAGATGAATTCCTAATCTTGTTGTGTAATTCTGCGACTTAGTGATGGAAATGGACATTTTTCTTTGTTTATCATTGGAGAGTTGGCTAACTTAATGTTGTTGCCTTCTGATTTTCTTCTCTCACCTTGAAGATATACAATTATCAAGGAGTTGTTAATGAGGACTACAATGTGGTGAACACACCAGCTCCAAATGGTAACTTTAATCAATGGATGAATTGAGGATTGCATCTTCTATTTGGTTTTTTGGTTGACCTGCTTTTCTTGTTTCCTGGCCAGACCTTCAGGCTTCAACACCTGCCCCTGCTCCCCAAAATGATATAGTAGATGATGACGATGATGAACCATTGAATGAAGATGATGATGAAGATGATTTGGATGATGTGGACCAGGGAGAGGAGCTGAACACACAACATCTAGTTTTGGCTCAATTTGACAAGGTGATTTTGCTTGTTGTGCAGCATGCATCATTGCTGCCTATGACCTATTCATAATTTGTATTTATACAAGTTATAATGTTCATGCTGGCAAGAAATGATGACATAATATGTTTTTCTTTGTAGGTGACTCGTACAAAGAGCCGATGGAAGTGCACACTTAAGGATGGCATCATGCATATAAACAATAAAGACATTCTCTTTAATAAGGTTTGCATGTCACTGATATGgcatttttttttttctctttggtGCTTTCTCCTTTTCAGTATTGTCTGTTCTGTTCCTAACCCTAGTTTTTGTGATGTTATCTATTTGCAGGCAACAGGCGAATTTGATTTCTGATTTTGTTAAGAGAAAAATGTAGTCGCCATCGTATTGCAGCAGTTGCCTTAAAAAGAGCAAGTCAAGGGGTGTTATTCTGTGTTTCgtaatttgtcttttaattattattagagTGAAAGGTTGATTGAGGGGCATGGGATATGCTTTATTTTAATGTCTTCCTTAAGACTTGGGTTCGATGGTTGTCGTATTGTACATAAAGGAAGAGAGCATTTTCGGCCTTAGAATGGATGACTACTTGAGACAGCTTCTTGCAGTTCTAAAAACTTCTGCAATGGAATATGTAATTTCATTTTTACCATATACTTAGACATTTTGGTTAAATTTAATTACGGGTccctttgttttctttacttgTAAGTATTTGTCCGCTTGGTTTCAAAATCTAAACCAACGCTTTGCGTCTACATCACTTGCTTGTTGCTGAAATACACATCTCGCCTTGAGATATTGTTAGCATATTACCAACAGCCAAATCTTAAAATCAAACAAGCTGTATTGCTATTATTGTAAGGCAAAAACAGAGTAAGAAAAGAATATAAAGAATCAACATAATTGATAAGGTAATGGCAAACATCAACTAACCTAGAACGAATTATAAAAGATGGGAAGGGCACTGTTATCGACAATGGAGAGAAAATCCCCCATTTAATGAACAGTACTGGTTGTTGTAATCATTTTGCATCGTTGACAAGAACACATTTGTTGTGAAACAGAGCTAACAAAGTGGGAGCCTCCACAGTAAACCCTGCTCTAACTGGTG belongs to Gossypium arboreum isolate Shixiya-1 chromosome 7, ASM2569848v2, whole genome shotgun sequence and includes:
- the LOC108468406 gene encoding protein PLASTID TRANSCRIPTIONALLY ACTIVE 16, chloroplastic, which produces MAPSLTSNSFLLTTTPRSRVNLKYQRLVVFAKGSGPFSPFQFGKAKDNPEDGQAEDTGNSSPFRFDFGKLPDVKTLVPVVSNPSSGLSFGNVRRKDPSTVFVAGATGQAGIRIAQTLLRQGFTVRAGVPELAAAQELARLAAQYKIISNEESKRLNAVESTFQDAESIAKAIGNASKVVVTIGPGENGPTSAVSASDAVQVIQAAQLAGVGHVAIVYDGNPGNGSTYNVLDGITSFFSNLFSQSQPLSLSEFLQKIIETDVSYTFLKTTLTDDYSEESSYNVVVSAEGSIGTNDYKVAKSQIASLVADVFSNTAVAENKVVEVFTSPSAPSKSVDELFSAIPEDGRRKAYAEATARAKAEEEAVLAAEKAREAAEAAKKLEVEVKKLSEQEAKAANLAEEAQEKAQVAGASMEDLLSKAKDFRSGLSWEKFSSQIATAVQKAPNEEKPKVQIATVRGQTTARNLPSQKANVKQAPLSFSPLPKPKEVSKPKPKPKAKEAEKTEVRKVFGGLFQQETIYVDDD
- the LOC108458102 gene encoding transcription initiation factor IIA large subunit-like, with protein sequence MASTTTSSVYINVIEDVINKVREEFINNGGPGEAVLNELQGIWEAKMMQAGVILGPIERSSQKQPTPGSAITPVHDLNVPYEGTEEYETPTADMLFPPTPLQTPVPTPLPGSADGSMYNIPTGGSDYPTPVNDNGSNADIKGGRPSPYMQSPSAWSNQRTPLSVDVNVAYVEGREEVDRGTSNQPLTQDFFMMSSGKRKREDFAQYQNGGYIPQQDGAGDATSEVAKAEGSRGGNFLDRRHSTTTAKSKILAELSKSLSKIPQLDGPIPDPYEDMLSTPNIYNYQGVVNEDYNVVNTPAPNDLQASTPAPAPQNDIVDDDDDEPLNEDDDEDDLDDVDQGEELNTQHLVLAQFDKVTRTKSRWKCTLKDGIMHINNKDILFNKATGEFDF